One window of Mauremys mutica isolate MM-2020 ecotype Southern chromosome 20, ASM2049712v1, whole genome shotgun sequence genomic DNA carries:
- the NPFF gene encoding pro-FMRFamide-related neuropeptide FF — MDGRLALLLALLSGTVTTGQCLEGGSVSKETLADEPDSYLQRLSDLLQEREDRALWPLSDARPPGTLLRALLDALQRPGRSPSFLFQPQRFGRDTRGSWGGEGQLSQRGWDSMASQFWSMAVPQRFGKKK; from the exons ATGGACGGGCGCCTGGCgctgctgctggctctgctcTCGGGCACCGTGACGACGGGCCAGTGCCTGGAAGGAGGGAGCGTGTCCAAGGAGACCCTGGCGGACGAGCCCGACAGCTACCTACAGCGACTCTCCGACTTGCTG CAGGAGCGTGAGGATCGCGCCCTTTGGCCCCTCTCCGACGCGCGCCCGCCGGGCACCCTGCTTCGCGCGCTGCTCGACGCCCTGCAGCGACCCGGCCGCAGCCCCTCCTTCCTGTTCCAGCCCCAAAG GTTTGGCCGAGACACCCGGGGGAGCTGGGGCGGCGAGGGCCAGCTCAGCCAGCGGGGCTGGGACTCCATGGCCTCCCAGTTCTGGAGCATGGCCGTGCCCCAGCGCTTCGGGAAGAAGAAGTGA